GCGGGACGCCCGGCTCATGACCGCTGAAGCGCCGAGGCCTACGGCGGCCACATCGCCGCGCTGGGCACGGAAGTCCACGCTTGTTCTGGCCACAGCCCTCTTGGCCCTCGCCGTCTTTGGAACCACCACGCAGACGTGGATCGAAGTTCGGTTGGACCCTACGGCAGCCTCCATCAGCGACCTCCACGTTCAGGGCAGCAAGGCAGCCACAGCCGTGACCGCCCTGGCACTCGTAGCACTCGCCGGAGGGTTGGCGGCCTCCATCGCAGGGCGGATCGCACGCTGGATCATCGCTGCCATCCTTGTCCTGTCCGCCGCCGGGATTATCCTCGCGGCCGCCACGGTCCTGGTCGATCCCCTCGGGGCAGCCCAAGGTTCCATCGCTGCAGCCACCGGTATCTCAGGAGGCCAGGCGAACGTGGCCACAACGGTCTTCCCTGTCCTGGCTGTCGTGGCCGGTGCCTTGCTTGCCGTGTGCGCGGTGGTTCTGCCGCTGGCTGGGCGGCATTGGAAAACCCGGACCAAGTATGATGCCGCTGCCGTCAGGGAACGCCGTAGCGGACCAGTAGACGAGATTGACAGCTGGGACAGTCTTTCCCGGGGCGAAGACCCCACGTAGGACACCGGGCAGTCTTTCGGGCCGGTATGGCGCAACATACGCGCCAGCGCCGGTCCTGACGTCGGACGATGTCCCGGCCGCCGTCAATAAATGGCAGAATGTAAGCAGTATTCATCCTGAGGAGATTCCACATGAGCAAAACCACAGTGTCCGCAACCCAAGCCAGCTCCACTATGGCCAGCCACGCTGACGCCATCGGCCACGGCAACAGCCCGGCGGCCTGGACCTGCGTGATTGTGATGCTTGTTGGCGCCCTGATTTCCTCCATTGCTTTCGTCATCGCCAGCACCCTCATCTTCATCGGTGGTGTTGTGGTCATGGTTGCCGGCCTCATCGTAGGTTGGGCCATGCGCAAGGCTGGCTACGGAGTGGGTGGCAGCAAGCTGCAGAACAACGGCCACTAATCGTGACCGTTCTTGACGACATCATCGTCGGCGTCAAGGAGGACATGGAAGCCCGTCGCCGGCTTGTTTCCCTCGTTGAGCTGAAGGATCGCGTTGCGGGCGCAACGCCCGCACGCGATGCATGGTCTGCTCTTGGAGGCCCGTCCTCGAGCCGCGACGATCTTAAGGTCATCGCCGAAATCAAGCGCCGTAGCCCCTCCAAAGGCGACCTCGCCCCTATCGACGATCCCGCCTCGCTGGCGGTGCAGTACGCACATGGCGGAGCTTCCGTCATCAGCGTCCTTACCGAAAAGCGACGTTTCGGGGGATCGCTGGCCGATCTCGATGCCGTCCGTGCCGCCGTCGATATTCCCTTGCTGCGCAAGGACTTCACGGTGGACGAGTACCAGATCTGGGAAGCCCGCGCCCATGGTGCGGACCTCATCCTGCTGATCGTTGCAGCCCTGTCCGACTCGGAGCTTGCTGACTTCAGCGCCCTGAGCCACGAGCTTGGCATGAACGTGCTGGTGGAAACGCACACCGAAGACGAAATTGAGCGCGCCGTCGCGGCGCAGGCCAAGATCATCGGCATCAACGTTCGCAACCTGAAGACGCTCGACGTCGACCGTTCAGTTTTCGGTTCGCTGGCCGGTTTGATTCCCGCTGAGTCAGTAATTGTGGCGGAGTCCGGCGTACGGACGGCTGAGGACGTCACGCACTATGCCGCGAGCGGCGC
This window of the Arthrobacter sp. StoSoilB5 genome carries:
- the trpC gene encoding indole-3-glycerol phosphate synthase TrpC, producing the protein MTVLDDIIVGVKEDMEARRRLVSLVELKDRVAGATPARDAWSALGGPSSSRDDLKVIAEIKRRSPSKGDLAPIDDPASLAVQYAHGGASVISVLTEKRRFGGSLADLDAVRAAVDIPLLRKDFTVDEYQIWEARAHGADLILLIVAALSDSELADFSALSHELGMNVLVETHTEDEIERAVAAQAKIIGINVRNLKTLDVDRSVFGSLAGLIPAESVIVAESGVRTAEDVTHYAASGANAILVGEALVSDATPRERITEFKAAGAAAIAVRN
- a CDS encoding HGxxPAAW family protein, producing MSKTTVSATQASSTMASHADAIGHGNSPAAWTCVIVMLVGALISSIAFVIASTLIFIGGVVVMVAGLIVGWAMRKAGYGVGGSKLQNNGH
- a CDS encoding Trp biosynthesis-associated membrane protein translates to MTAEAPRPTAATSPRWARKSTLVLATALLALAVFGTTTQTWIEVRLDPTAASISDLHVQGSKAATAVTALALVALAGGLAASIAGRIARWIIAAILVLSAAGIILAAATVLVDPLGAAQGSIAAATGISGGQANVATTVFPVLAVVAGALLAVCAVVLPLAGRHWKTRTKYDAAAVRERRSGPVDEIDSWDSLSRGEDPT